A region of the Tachyglossus aculeatus isolate mTacAcu1 chromosome 9, mTacAcu1.pri, whole genome shotgun sequence genome:
aggcaagtggtggagccaagatcaaGACCCAACTCTGGGCTCTGTCCAGCAGGCTACACTGTTTTGCTTCAAGTAGTGCCTTTCTCATGAATCATGTGCATGTGCTGTGTGTGCCATGTGGTTTACCTGTGTTGTATATGTGTAATGCATGGGTGTGTTATATGCGTGCACATGCATATGCCATGTAAGGCTGTGTATGTTGTGCACATGCTATGGGCTGGGCCTGGCTGAATGTGCATGTGTCCATTTGAGTTGGGTGTGTGTGCTTGTGCAGTGTTCCTGTACTCTATGGGCATGCTCTGTGTGTACCATCTCTGCTGTGTGCACTGCATGCACACTGTGGGTGCTATATGTGCGTGCTGTGTGCAGTgtgatatgtgtatgtgtgtgccacATATGTGCACTGCAAGTGTATATGCAATGGGGTGTGTACTCAGTGTCGGGTTGCTATCCAGAGCCTTTCTCTCACTCTTCGTTAAAACGCTTCCAGCCAGAGCCCAACAGGGCAGGGTGGATGGACCGCTGGGTGGACCGACCGGCAGACTGATGGGCGGACTGGCAAGAGGACTGACAGGCAGCCGGTGTCCTGGCACCTTGCGTTATCAGGTAGGGCCTAATGGTGGCCCATATCCATCTGGAAGCAGAAGCTCCAGGAGAGGGatcgatcagccaatcaatctgtagtattgattgagcactgcaacgagtagcagtatggcctagtagaaagtacatgggcctgagtcagaggaacctgggttctcatcctgcctctgccacgtgtcttctgtgtgaccttgggcaagctcttcaacttctctgggcctgtttccacatctgcaaaatcgggatgaAGTTCCTGTTCACTtgttgagccccatctgggacagggactgcgtccaacgtgattattttgtatcttccccaccacttagtacattgctagaTTAATAGTAAGCATTctataataccacaattattattgaggacttgggagagtacgagttaGAAGATTCAATCCCccaacactaaaatcaattacagataggcagAAGAGCATTGGATTCCACCTGTGTGGGAGGAGGGGTTGGCGCCCTCGAGGTTCCAGGTTTGGGGGTGATGGGGCTAGAGccgctggggggaagggggccaGTGCCAGGGAGGAGGTGATGAGACTAGTGCTCCTGGGTCTGGGCTGAGGCGATGAGACCAGCACGCCTGAGTTCTGGCCATGGTACCAATGGGCCAACCCGCCCCGGGTCCTAGCCCTGCTGTCGGACAAGATCTGAAGGTGCCTGAGGGGCTGGAGTGACCCCCAAACCGGATCTCCGAGCGACATGGCCCAAACAGCCTGCCAAGGCCTCCTCGCCCCTCCCTTGCGGCCCAAACCGATCCACAAAGACCTGGGCCCTGGTGGGTGCAGAAAATCTCCAAGCCAACTGTCGGGCCCCGCCCTGCCCCAGCTCCTTGCTGGCAAATAAATGAAGTGGTGTTTGCTCAGAGCAGGGAAGAATATGTCTGCGCACGCGCGTGgccccccggccctgggcccGGCTCTGCCCAGCTCAAGGCCGCCACGGCCCAGTGTGTTGGGGAGGATGCGGGACCGGGCCAGGGCCTGGCCCTGGGCCAGGGCTGTGCCCGGGCTGCTGCGTGCAAGCGCTGCCTGCACCGGAAACACCGCCGGAGGAAGTGGCAGGTTTCGGCGTGCCCCCACCCAGCCCGGCCCAGCTGCAACCCCAGTCCTTCAGAGGGCCctcagcccgccccctcccccccaacagcTTTTCAGTTTGGGTTTATTTCCAAAAGCTTttattgaagggagagggaggcagaagaaacatttgcaggccttcctcctcccccgtcccatTACATTCAACGCTGGCGTGAGGAACCGGGCCAGCGGCCCACAGGATCCAGCGGAGAAGGGGCGGCCCGAGGGgtcgccccctctccctccgacCAAAGTGGTCGCGTCCCTGGATTGTGTGGGCCAAGGTGGGCAGGCGGAGGCAGTGGAGGGCTAAAACCGGGGCAAGGCCTACCCTCAGCCGACGCTCCGCCATCACTGGGGGAAGAACACTTCTTGTTTCACTTGGAGTCCAGACCGGGTGGCTATCGCCCTGCAGGCCCCTTGCCCGCTGTCCGACCCGCACTACTGCCCGGGGCTCCCACGTCCGCCGGTGGGGCGGGCGGACGAGACCCACTCCCACCGCGAATCCCCAATACTCCTGTGGCAGAGGCGACCGATGGGGACCCCCGCCCTGGTCTCCGACCGTGAGCAGGTAGAGCAATCGGGTAAAATAAGCATTACATACGATCTCTTAAATTAAGATTTTGTTTTTACTCATTTACAATAAAATAACCAAGTGACGTTACAAAAGGCATATATTACTGTGAAAAGAACATACTCCACATGGCGCCGCTTAATAATGGCAATCATAATTTAAACATAATAAAAGAATATAGATCTATTGCTTTCCATCATACCCGATAAATACAGTATGAACAGATTCCCCGGGGTACACTTTCCACAAGATAATAAATAAGTTAAATAGAGTTTCATGGTGAGTTGTGGTGCAGTATTGGGCACCGACTCCAAAACAgctaaaaaaataattaaaaaaagaaaaaaaaccccaaaaaacaaacaccaAAACATTAACAGCGGTTACTCCCCAACAGTTACAAACTGATGTGGGCCCGGCCTGCCAGGGAGGGGGGGTGTGCCACTGTTCCAGCCGAAGCTGGGCCAGGGCGGGACAGGGCAGGCACGGGGCAGATCTCAACTCTGGAAGAGGGGCCGGGAGAACGGGGCGCATGTGGTTTTTTAGCAGGCAATCATGAGGTCGGCATAAAAAAAAGATAAGGCCACGGTCAAGGCATattcttggcggatgggcaggttGGCCCAGCTGGCACATGGAGGGGCCCCGGGCTGTCCAGGCTCGGGGCTAAGTGGGGTCCCCGGGGGAAGGGCGGCAAAGAGGAAGGCGAGGGATGGTGAGGGGTGGAAAATAATGGGGACTGGGGGGCGGAGGTTGTGGGGGGTCTCGCAGGCCCGGCCCTCCTTTATCACAGTAAGGCAGAAACCGGGTGTCCGCCAGGGCCAACTTTGGGGGCCTCTCCGTTCGTCGCAGTAGAAAACGTCCTTTCCTGTTTCTCGAGGCGATTCTTCAGCTTTCGTGGTGGAGTCGGGggtaaaaaaaaacccccaaggcGGATGGCTGGCGGGGCCGCCTCAGTCGTCCGAGACGGAGAGGCGGCTGAAGATGGGCAGGCGTCGCCCGGCGTCGAGGCCGGGGGACTCGGAGCCGCTGAGGCTGCCGGGGCTGAGCGAGCCGCTGAGCCGACTGTCCCGGCCGGACGGCGACCCCGGAGGGCtgcacgacgacgacgacgacgacgacgacgacgacgacgacgacgaggagggcGGCGGCTGCGCGGTGGTggcgggggcgaggggcggggcgagGCTGGGCGGCGGGCCGCGGTAGTAagcggccgggccggggccggggccggggccgaagCCGGGGGCCTGAACGGCCAAGGGAGCCAGGAGGCCGCTCAGCTCCTGCCCCGAGAAGGCGAAGGCGTTGTTGGCGCAGGGCGGGAGCTGGTCCTCGCCCCCGAACAGCAGGGCGGCCGCCGCGCAGCTTGGAGAGGCGGCGGCCGACGACGACGACGAAgacgacgacgaggacgaggacGGCGGAGGCGTGCGGGCCGCGGGGGGGTCCAGCCTGGCCCCGCGCAGGGCGGGCAGcggcaggtggtggtggtggtggtggtgctggtggtgTGCGGCGGGGAAGCCCGAGAAGCTGAGGCTGTGGTGCAGCTTAGGCCGCGGCTCCCGGGGGAAGGCCGGGGTCGGCGGGTCGCGGgcggcgggcccgggcccgggcccgggccgccgCTCGTCGGCGTTGTGGATGAAGTGGCAGCGGGGCCCGTAGGGGCAGAAGCCGATGGTGTGGAAGGTGCGGCACAGCTCCGTCTTGTACTTGGGGTGGCGGGTCAGGCTGCGCAGCTCGTGGAAGCCGTGGGCGAACTGGCACTTGTCGCCGTACTTGCAGGCGCCGCTCTCCTCGAAGGGCCGGCACAGCTCCGTCTTGTAGCGGGTGGAGTTGATCTGGGAGCCGGGCCCGGGCTTCGGCtgcgcctgctgctgctgctgctgctgctggagctgCAGGAGCTGCTGGCTGCGGTCGCCGCTTTCGCTGAACGAGCGGTCCCGGAACCGGCCCTCCTTGGCCACCGGCGGCTCCGGGAGGCCCAGCCCGACGAACCTGGGCGAGCAGCCggcggccggggggggcgggggggccagggcggccggcggcggcggcggggggctggACGGCGGCCGGCGCAGGAAGCCCGGGGCCAAGGCGGCGCTGGGGCCCGGGCTCACGGGCGTCCCCACGGCCTTCTTGTCCAGGACGGTCAAGCTGAGGTTGGCCAGGGACTTCTCCGTCTAAGGGacacggggagggaggggggggagggagggggcgggcggcCCAGTCAAGCCGAggccgtggggaggggggctgctcGGCGAAGTTGCAAGTTTGCAGCCTCCGGGCCCAGGAAGCGCGCACAAAGTTTAGGCTCTGaatccgcccccctccccctttcccacatgtGGCCCCGACCGGGCCCAACTCTCCCGCCTTTCGCGCGGGGATCACTTggccgccttctcctcctcccctccccaaaggctCCCCCGGAGCTCCGGCCCCCCTCTCGCCAAAGTTTGCCAACTCGGGAGTggcggcccgccccgccccgccccggcggCCAAGCGGACTTTCCCCCGCAGCCGTTAGCGCAAACCGCACCGTCCCCCctcgccctggccctggcccgtaCCTTGCACAAGAAGTCGATGTCGTAGAAGGCGGACAGGAGTGTGGCCGACATGGCGGCGGCGGGAAGGCCCCGGGGCCCCCGGGCAGAGCCACGACGGagggtggggcggaggggggccgGCGCAGGCCCGGGGCGCAACAGGGGGCGGGAAAAACCGGCGCGGGACGGGCTGGGCTggtccgggcggggggggggaaagacTCTCAaggacgccgccgccgccgcccccccgtgCTTCTCTCCTCGGTGGCGGGGcggcctactcctcctcctcttcctcccccccgccccctgcccgcaGGCCGCTTCGGAACGCGCCACGCGGCGACCCAACCGCTAGCGCTGTGCGCCCGGGTCGGCGGGCCGGCGGCCTATATAGGGGAGGGCGGgcccgccgggccgggccgggccgggggaggccgcCCGTCGCCAGGGCCCCGGGGGTCTCTAGGCAACGCCATCCCCGCCCCGCTGACGCCACGGCGCCCCGAGACGCCCATTGGCCGCCGCCAATTTTCCCCCCGTCCGTAGTGGCCGGGCGGCGAGGCccgaggagggaggggcggggctgcaCCGGGGCGGGGCACCcagcccatcctccctccctccctccccccaccccccggacccGGAAGGCGGGAGACCGCGGGACCCGCCCCGCACCCCAggatgggcgggggaggggaggtggccgagcccccgccccccagcgcgAGAGCCACCGCATGGCGGGGAGAGCCGCCTCCGGGCCCTGAGGGCCACACCGCGCAGCCCTTTCCCTCCCTGGGCCGCTCccctcgttcaatcaatcaatcgtatttattaataataataatgatgatggcatttgttaagcgcttactatgtgcaaagcactgttctaagcgctggggaggatacaaggtgatcaggttgtcccacttggggctcacagtcttaattccctttttagaccgtgagcccactgttgggcagggactgtctctatacattgccaacttgtacttcccaagcgcttagtacagtgctctgcacacagtaagtgctcaatacgattgattgattaatcaatccccattttacagatgaggtaactgaggcccagagaagttcagtgacttgcccaaagtcacacggctgacaattggcagagctgggatttgaacccatgacctctgactccaaagcccgtgccctttccaatgAGACTCGCTGAgcgcttcccccttttagacttcccccttttgactgtgagcccactgttgggtagggactgtctctatatgttgccaacttgtacttcccaagcgcttagtacagtgctctgcacacagtaaaagctcaataaatacaattgatgatgatgattactgtgtgcagagcactgtactaggcgcttctaAAGTTTCTAAAGTCAGGCCGCTTCCCCACCGGGGTTTCTTAGGATTTTCCCAACCGTTCAggacacacagtaattgcttcaACTCGACTCAAACCCAACCAGTACAGCGCCCAGCCCACAGGAAAGCACTCAAtgcctgcatggcctagtgagaggcagcgtggctcagtggacggagccggggcttgggagtcaggagtcatggggttctaatcccagctttaacacttatcaactgtgtgacttttcgGGCAAGTTGCTGcacctctctgtgcccgttacctcatctgtaaaatggggattaagactgtgagccctatgtgggacaacctgattaccttgtatacccctcagagcttggaagagtgctcggcacacagtaagcacttacaaataccatcgttattagcggatagagcacaggtctggagtcataaagtcataggttctagtcccggctctgccaagcgcCATTTatttccctgctctgggcctcagttatctcatctgtaaaatggggattgagactgtgagccccacatgggacatgggctgtgtccagctcAGTTTGCTAGtctcctccgcagcacttagtacagtatctgggacatagtaagcacttaacaaataccaccatcattactaatTAAAACATAGTTAATATTCCACCCGGGACGCGTGGCTCCCGCACTGAGGGCCATATCCTGCGGAAGGCCGGGGTCGCTCCAGCCAAGGTCGGGTCTGGGAGCGCGGGCACACGGCCACCGGCTGGCAAGGGGCAAAACTGGCCCACGCCACGGAGAGACGAGGCCTGGGAAATGCCAATGGCCAGTTGGCCACCGGGCCCCTGGCCACTCCCTGGGGAAATCTTGACCGACGGCCCCTGGGCCTGCAGGGTGCTTGCACGGGGAGGGGGACGTGGACGCTAGTCGAGGCCGGGCACGCACGTatcgggtgggtgggagggaagggaggcggaGGGGCCACGGTCAGCGACACGGGGATGGCACAGAATGAAGCAAACGGTGTATGTGGGGGTACAGGCACCCCTCTAGGTCCGCCCCACCAGGCTCAGCACGTGCAGGCACCCCTCCGCCCGCTCGGCTTGGATGCGCAGCTGTGTGGACTCTGCTGTCCGGGAGAAGGTGGGCACTGGGGGCAGCGCTTGCAGGAGccgggaaacagcctgggcttgtgCGGCTGCCGCCGCCCGCAGCCCGTGGAGATGGGCCAGATCCTGGGCGGGGACTGCGGCCACCAGGGTGGAGAGATGCCGGCCAAGGTGTTCAGAGAAGGTAAGGGTCTCGGCCCAGAAGTTTGCTGTTCCTTTGTCAAACAGGATGCCCTCTTCTTCCTGCTGAAAGGGAGTGGTCAGGGTGGAGTCTCCTCTTTTGGCCAATCGAGGCAGTAAGGCAAGGGGAGGATGGGAAAGGCCATatgtccccatccctccagccccacagaactcccAGGACACACCTGAGTGAGCTGACTGGACCCTTCTGCCCACCTCTGCCAGGTCCAGAGCTCTGCCACCTGAACCCCAGCTGCTGGCCCTTGTGCTGGGCATTACTCCACCCCTTGATTCCAGGGTGGAGAGAGGTTTATACCTCAAAGTGTGGGCAAATGTTtacgtgctttcccaagcacttaatacagtgctttacagagtaagcgctcaataaaaatgattgattgatcctggaccAACTGCTTGGCTGCTCTGAGGTTTGCTGGCCCCAGTGGGGAAGTGACGCAcgcgtgcatacacacacacacacacatacacacacacacaaatacccccgccccccccacccagtcccacagggtccaagggtctgggagacagtgtcccttcctccttccaggtTGGGGACATGGTAGGGCACTACTGCTGTCCCCCTTCCCAGTTCCATATGGTCCTTGGTCCTCCCCGAGGACGCTAGCTGGCCCTCCAGGACCCCCAGGGCGGATAGGTACCTGCAGTGATGTCTCCGCATCCGGTCCGGTCTCGCTGTCTCCAAGCAGCCAACCCAGCAGGACGGGGACCCCAGCGGCGGCCTGGTTCCACCACAGCAGCAGCTCACACAGCAGTTCAATGGCCACATCCAGTGCCACGGCTGCGGTCAGCGAGCAAAAGGCAAGTTCTGCAAGATGGAGCGGATCTCAGCCACGGGACTCGGCCGGGAGTTCGGCGCCCCTCCCCCTGGGAAGCCGGACCGTTAGGAAATAGCCGGtcctcacccccccccgcccccatcctcctgccttaaaGGCTTCCTCCTCCAGCAGGGGCCTCCCCtgactgccccccaaccccccgccatTGCCATGTCAGCCCCTTGGCCCCACATCCATTTGACAGGGATCTATAGACCTAAGCAACGGAAGGCTCTTGTTTACAAGAGTTTTCCCTTGTACTCCTTAACTTTGGGCTAAAGTTTCCCCTACGAGGCTAAGTTCCCTGAGGATGGGGAAGGTATCTTACACATCTCCTGCCAGCCGGGAATACATTTTCGCTTGAGTCTCTGCTGTCCCAAATGCCCCCTTGGAATTCTGAGTCTACTTTGTGCCCCAGCCTGCCCTGCGGCAGAGAGCTTGTGGTCCAGAGTGGAAGCTGCCCTGGAGGGGCGGGGATGAGGCCTCTGCCCAGTAGCTCTGACCCCCCCGGAGGGTAGGAGAGCTAACACCCTTCTCTGTGACCCCACTGTACACCTGGTCCGCTGGGTCGGTCCCACCCCAACAGCTGCCAGATGCATCctacatccctgactctccccacctcaacccAGCATgtaccatccaacacccctgactccccTCTCGATTCCTGGCTCTCCCCTAGTGACGCAGCACAGACCATCTGATGCCCCTGACTCTTACTCCCAGCAACCCAGCATGGACTGACCATCCAATACCCCTGACTCTACCTggctctctcccagtgacccagcacccGACACTActgactcccctctccatccctggttCTCTGCCGGTGACCCCgcacagaccatcccacaccccatcTCTGGCCCCTTGACCACAGATAGCTAAGAGCCTGGATGTTGGTAAACAGAAAGGATGCAGGGCCCAGCAGGGCCCCTTCTCTCTACTGCACtgagcaggagtggggagagggaggaggtgggagaaggaacGGCACCGGACCTGAGGTCTTGCAGATGTGCTCCTGGGCCAGGGCCACTCTCACCACCTGGGCGGCGGCTTCCCTGACCACCTGCTCCTCGCTCTGGAGCAGCGTGAGTACACACCTCCACAGTGTGAGTGTGGCGGGGAGACCTGGGAACGGGAAACCACAGTCCTTAGAGCCGTGAGAGAGAAGCTGATGCCAGTACCACCCTGCCCCGCCCGCCCtggcccagcccctggccccgTGAGATGTCCCCCGCTGCGGGCAGCCGGGGGAGACTCACCAAGTATGAGGTTCTGGCTGGCCAGACACGAAGGGGCAGCACTCAGCAGGACGTCTGCCGCCACCAGCTTGGCCTCGGTCTGGCCGTCATCTCTGCAGCACTGGGTCACCAGCCGCACCCACCGCTCCCGGACCGAGGCCCCCATACCCGGCCTGGGCTGCGGAGAAAGGGGAGGCATTGGCCCTGCCTTGAATCGGGGCTTCCTGAGAACCGTGGGCAGCCCACGCCCTGGCCCCGGCTTCAGTGGACCAGTCACAGT
Encoded here:
- the ZFP36L2 gene encoding mRNA decay activator protein ZFP36L2, which gives rise to MSATLLSAFYDIDFLCKTEKSLANLSLTVLDKKAVGTPVSPGPSAALAPGFLRRPPSSPPPPPPAALAPPPPPAAGCSPRFVGLGLPEPPVAKEGRFRDRSFSESGDRSQQLLQLQQQQQQQQAQPKPGPGSQINSTRYKTELCRPFEESGACKYGDKCQFAHGFHELRSLTRHPKYKTELCRTFHTIGFCPYGPRCHFIHNADERRPGPGPGPAARDPPTPAFPREPRPKLHHSLSFSGFPAAHHQHHHHHHHLPLPALRGARLDPPAARTPPPSSSSSSSSSSSSAAASPSCAAAALLFGGEDQLPPCANNAFAFSGQELSGLLAPLAVQAPGFGPGPGPGPAAYYRGPPPSLAPPLAPATTAQPPPSSSSSSSSSSSSSSSCSPPGSPSGRDSRLSGSLSPGSLSGSESPGLDAGRRLPIFSRLSVSDD